A single window of Pseudomonas lutea DNA harbors:
- a CDS encoding response regulator, giving the protein MSDSPRTILVVEDDNIVRMLIVDVLEELDYSVLEAADAGEAITFLQNSGQTIDLMMTDLGLPDMNGRELAQKAREIRADIPVLFASGYADTVDVPEGMHNIGKPFSIDQLRDKVNGILGN; this is encoded by the coding sequence ATGTCCGATTCACCCCGCACGATTCTGGTGGTTGAAGATGACAACATCGTCCGGATGTTGATCGTCGACGTCCTCGAGGAGCTTGACTACAGCGTGCTTGAAGCAGCCGACGCCGGTGAGGCCATTACCTTTCTGCAAAACAGCGGTCAGACCATCGACCTGATGATGACCGACCTCGGCCTGCCAGACATGAACGGTCGCGAACTGGCTCAGAAGGCGCGTGAGATCCGTGCCGACATACCAGTGCTGTTCGCCAGCGGCTATGCGGACACTGTCGATGTACCCGAGGGCATGCACAATATCGGCAAGCCGTTTTCCATCGATCAGCTGCGCGACAAGGTAAACGGCATCCTTGGCAACTGA